aggattttgcgGGTGgattttcaaaactattttatttttagtaccatttatataacattaaaaTAGCAGAAGAAAAAGGAAGACCTTAAATTTACTGACACAATGTAATGGATAGGTATGTTtatgtatatgaaatatattatttaagcATGTAAATTAAACATTTACAGTTTGCAGACCTttcctttgtttaataaaatggcAACTGGTTTGCTAGTCGCATTATTTATtaggtaataataatgtattgcctTTTTCTGCTGTACAAACACATCAAAAATTATACAAGATAACCACATTTGCATGGAACATGAAAGATTTTATTCAGAGAAAAATAGCAAAACTGAAAATTGTGgaaatagaaaataattgtaATGACCATACAATCCAAATCCAAAAAATAGACCCTCTGGTTTTTACAGATTTAACTGACATACATAGAGCAGTGGAGACATAAAACATAATTGAAATGGTAACGTCATACAAActatcttaggggtatatttcaTGATATCCCTATTATTGTACCACAACCCAAAATTTTGAGTGGCAGAGAGGTGGAATTTAAGACCAGTTAATGATGGCAAAGGTTTTTTTACAGTCTATTGAAAAACAGTGATATTACTAATTACACAAAAAGTAGATTTCCCTTTTTCTGTgctaactatgttttctatgtatgGATTACATTAGCAGAGTGAAATTATGCCATTGGATTAATAACTCGCTCTATACCATTTTAATAAAGAGAGAAGATTGCAAGGATCAGGAAAGGCAAACACAGATTAGAGCATAGCTATTGCTTTTGCTTGAATATTTTCCATTTGCTGTGAGATTTCATAGAATTTTGTAGGTTGACATCTCTCTGCCATCACCTGTAGATCTCTAACACTTGCTGTGATGAGATACTGTTGAAGTCAGATAAGAGTAAAGCACATTTAGCACATAAAGAACAAGAACACTAATATATAATAACTGAAATAAAtgacaatatgttaaaaaatatccAGACCAAAACATCAAGCTAATCCTCTTTCACTGGCCAAGAAAAGAGTGCAGACTTTGTCATTCCCTATGAACATCATGAAATTACAAAATTGTAGTTACTGTCTGTAAGTGACAGGTGTATATCTCTCTAATATTCTGAAAATCATTATTGCAAAATCTAAATATATGTGCTATGGAAAACTGACACTTTAGCGTTTTGGATAGTGCAAATTTATAGGTCAATAATTATGTTCAGTAACTATAAAACAAACGTACTGATTCTTGTGGTTAAACAATAACTAGTTACACACTAGCAAATCTAAACAACGAAATCTCCGACTTACTGTCTTTATGTTCTGTATCATGATGAACTGGAACACTGTATTGAAACAAGAGTATTGCACAATTATTAATAATCAAGTAGAAGCACCTAATTGTTAGTATTATCATTGTTTTATATAACCCTAACATTTGTTGAATATTGTAAAGGGGAATTATTAAATTTTCAAACAAGTGTTTGATTAGGGTTAGAGGACCTTCTTGTTATCATTtttcatctcctgcatgtccatATGTCATGTTGAAATCAGATTATCAAAATATGACATTAGCGCAGATTATTTGAGGAAATGAGTGTGGTGATATTGTAGGACACAGTGACCTGATCACTTATGAGCTTGAGTAAGTGAGGACAGGACTATATTTTACAGTGAGGAggagaagccacagactgagaactagatagtgaaaggagcagggttaCCCAACCGCAAAAACAGTGATATTCAGCTCCTGTCAAATCACAAAGTAAAGGCTGTAACACATTTTTATACACACCTTTATACAAAGTTCATTACACTGTTCTCAACTAAATGAAAATGTAGGAAAATTTTAAAGAATACGATCTGATTGATTGTACGGGAGACACCATGTATTAGTTATGAGGTTGGCCTACCTGAAACCCTTTTTGGAaagatataaattatattttagaagTATTTTTAGTCAACTCTTTTTATGTTTCTgggtaaattaattaatttgttttcaTTCTTATTGTATTATCCATATATCCTACATTCGCTTGTCTGCTTTTTTTCcacaagcaattttttttttacgtacTGGATATCATGTCCATCTACCAGATGGAAATTGTAAGCCACCATTACTGAACTGAATGACAGCTGTATAATACATTGCTGAACTTACTGGATGTCATGTCCATCCAAGAGGCGTTTGTAGGTGGCGATCTCCATCTCCAGGTGGGTCTTCTGGTCCATGAGGATCTTGTACTCATAGTTCTGACGTTCCAGATCAGATCGGATCTGTGACAGCTGAGTCTCTACATTATCAATCAATGCTTGTAGTTGGGTGAGCTGAGAACCAAATGTGGCTTCTGTCTCGGCCAATGTGCATTCCAGTGCTGATTTCTACAGtaagacaaaaatattatttagaagTCAGTTATAGCTTAGACACTGCTCTTGTTCCCCTTTTCTTTCCTTCTTCTACTCGTTTAGATTTAGTGACATGCTTTCTGtagtccaattttttttaaattaaatttctattattattcaTATCAATTCTGACACATACCAGGCTAAGCTGACTCTGTAACTCAATCTCCAGGGTCTGTGTGGAACGTCGTAGGTCAATAAGTTCATTACTAACTGACTGGAGCTGCTCAGCACCTGAAGATACCTCACGATCCAGTTCTGCGCTCTGCAAGAAGGAGGCCAACAGAAAACCTTAATGTTAAGTAAAGTTACAGTACAATTATAAATTCATTAGAATTTATATAACTCTAAAATTAATTAATCAAAACTCAGCTGTGGACATACAGTCATTGTCACCTGCATCCTTTGTTAAAATTGCAGTTGAACTGAACAGTCACCCCAGAATTATATACTCTGAGTCACACAATATTACATGAACATAGAGCAccaatatatatttaatcattaAAATGAGTTAGTGGACAGCGCAAAAACCACATAAAGTAGACAAATATAAGAATCAGATGGttccacctcctctgctcccatGGCTTTTGAGAGAGATGGGAAGGTGTTTCTCTGAGGACTAGGATGCAGATCCTTACCTAAGAATGCATTATAAAGAGAACCCTTCATATAGACCAACACCATAGAATACAGGTCTGAGCTGGGGTGCTTTAAGACTATAGTGGGCCTGCGTGCTAGAGTAATGGTTGAACCACCCCCAAAAATAAGTAGTCAAAAAAGTGGTGGGCGAGTCAGGACACCGGTGATGCAATCCCACACCTTTCCTCTCTAATGATTCAATGGATGAAGGGGAGCAGATAAAGCAAGAGAGCTATCTAACTAAATGCACAAATAAATAATTAGCTAGCAAGAATGGAACTTGGATGGTACAGCAGTAACACAACTCCATATTATGACTATCTCTTACACCGGGTGCAGGAGGCCCACAAGTTAAAGGACAGTGTGGGGACCCCCAGACTCATGGGCCCATATGCACTGCACACCCTGCACATGGGTCACACCACTGGTGATATCATTCTTCTCCTTCCTTCTCTGATCAATGATTCTGAGAGTGTAGGGGGTCAGAGAAGGCAGCACAGTGCAGGGACAGCTAAGCAGTGCCAAGTCATTAGTATTATGCCTGCTAGTAACTCTAGGTGCAGGATGCCCACAAGTCAAGGAACAGTATGGTCTCTCTTAAATTAGGCACCCCCAAGGTAGATATGATATTAGGAGGAGGTTGTCAGTACTCACCAGCTAGCAATTTTGTGCAAGTTATCGCTGGACCTTTGATTACTCATCAATGACACTGTCTTACATTCCACATGAACCTAGTGGGAGCTACACCACTACTATGGGTAATAATAGTAAGAATCATTGGCTAAAACTTGtgttattacaaaaaaataatgtatatccTTTAATGCATATTATTCAAGAGATTGTATCTGCAAGGTATAAAGACGGAGCATTGTATTTGAAAAGAGCACAATATAATTAAGCTGTCCTACAACACCATTAAAATTCAGCTTGTGGAAGATTTATGTACATTTTGCATGTTACagaaatgtaaatttatcttgGATTCAATAATGTCCCTAGAAAGTTTGACATTTGAAACATGTGTGCCaacttatttatattatattgaatgtttgtGATGCTGTAAATTGAAGCAAAATATATTAGAATAGAAAAATCAATGCATCCTTCTAGTATTAATGGTCTCTTTTTACTTATTAATAATTCAATGCAGAATAGAAGACATGTAACATGCATGTATTACCCTTGCAAGGAATATGCTCTCAACCTCCCTGATGTTCCTCTCCATCAGGTTCTCATATTGCTCTCTGACCTCAGACAAGGTTCTGTTGAGATCCATAGAAGGAGCAGCATTAACTTCCACATTGACTCTGGCACCTAGTTGTGCACGCAGAGAGTTCGCCTCCTTCAGAGATACAAAAGtaatgtttttttacatatcGGTGTAAGCATTATAGTAATCTCCTATTAAAGCCatcatatttttttctatgttacCTCTTCATGGCTTTTCTTTAATTGGAGAAGCTCCTCTTGGAGGCACCTAACTTGTATCTCTAAGTCTTTTCTTTGCATGTTAAGCTCTTCCAGGGCTCTTCGAAAACTAGCAATATCTGCCTCAACATTATTCTTCAAGTTGAGCTCCATTTCATACCTATAAAGAGAAATAAGTAAGATCCAGAAAATGCAGGAAATACTGTGAATGTTAATTTGCATAGCATCAGCAGAATATAGTTATAAACATTAATTAATGGAGACATTTGACGTTTGAAAAACATCTTCAATGAAAATCTTCCGATCTTcagtttaaattaaattatactcTTGTTATACAGGTTcttaaaa
The nucleotide sequence above comes from Mixophyes fleayi isolate aMixFle1 chromosome 6, aMixFle1.hap1, whole genome shotgun sequence. Encoded proteins:
- the LOC142160481 gene encoding keratin, type I cytoskeletal 42-like, with protein sequence MQHLNQRLSSYLEKVHSLEQENGQLERKIGEWYANNAPSTLPDSSQYFRSIQELQNQIISATVDNAHIVLQIDNGQLAADDLRNKYEMELNLKNNVEADIASFRRALEELNMQRKDLEIQVRCLQEELLQLKKSHEEEANSLRAQLGARVNVEVNAAPSMDLNRTLSEVREQYENLMERNIREVESIFLARSAELDREVSSGAEQLQSVSNELIDLRRSTQTLEIELQSQLSLKSALECTLAETEATFGSQLTQLQALIDNVETQLSQIRSDLERQNYEYKILMDQKTHLEMEIATYKRLLDGHDIQ